Proteins from a single region of Candidatus Saccharibacteria bacterium:
- a CDS encoding DUF305 domain-containing protein has product MSKKTKIITVIVVAILALATIVFVYRDSLFRSVSVQLPAADSQVDKTSSMYRQYAEMTGEIYDRSFIANMIAHHQGAVDMAKLAQRNAKHQELKDMANDIILAQEKEISEMMAWQKEWGYPSTSGDTMMDHGAMGMMDEMEGMAAELRGKTGDDFDKVFIEQMIMHHQSAIDMAAPGTVNANHQEVKNLTRAIVAAQSKEIVQMMQWQKDWGYNQ; this is encoded by the coding sequence ATGAGTAAAAAAACTAAAATTATAACTGTTATTGTGGTGGCAATATTGGCGCTGGCTACTATTGTGTTCGTTTATCGAGACTCGCTTTTTAGAAGTGTAAGTGTCCAGCTGCCCGCTGCCGATAGTCAGGTGGATAAGACGTCGTCTATGTATAGGCAGTACGCTGAAATGACCGGTGAGATATATGACCGAAGCTTCATTGCTAATATGATAGCGCATCACCAAGGTGCTGTTGATATGGCAAAACTAGCTCAGAGAAATGCCAAGCACCAAGAGTTAAAGGACATGGCGAATGACATCATTTTGGCTCAAGAAAAAGAAATTTCAGAGATGATGGCGTGGCAAAAAGAGTGGGGCTATCCGTCGACGAGCGGTGATACTATGATGGACCATGGCGCAATGGGCATGATGGATGAGATGGAGGGTATGGCGGCTGAACTTAGGGGTAAGACAGGTGATGATTTCGATAAGGTTTTTATCGAACAGATGATTATGCATCACCAGTCGGCAATTGACATGGCGGCACCCGGCACAGTAAACGCCAACCATCAAGAAGTCAAAAACCTGACAAGGGCTATCGTTGCAGCGCAGAGTAAAGAAATTGTTCAAATGATGCAGTGGCAAAAGGACTGGGGCTACAACCAGTAG